One segment of Synergistaceae bacterium DNA contains the following:
- a CDS encoding DUF3343 domain-containing protein: MECLATFDTTHMALFFEKSCRSAGLDVRIIPVPRQLSASCGLACSYPCDKEEMVRAIVLKKGIEVTDYHRL; the protein is encoded by the coding sequence ATGGAATGTCTCGCTACATTCGACACTACGCACATGGCTCTGTTTTTCGAAAAATCCTGCCGCAGCGCAGGCCTTGACGTCCGCATCATCCCGGTGCCGCGGCAGCTCTCGGCAAGCTGCGGGCTGGCGTGCAGCTATCCGTGCGACAAAGAGGAGATGGTCCGGGCCATCGTCCTGAAAAAAGGCATCGAGGTCACAGATTATCACAGGCTATAA
- a CDS encoding lactate utilization protein, producing MVDMTEARKKSYEVLGRTVCRVLNSHGFNAQYVPDGKGALDAALKLIPKGASVGVPGTVTIREIGLIPALEERGSKVAVHWDPDLKPEDMPGRFMEQLTSDWFVTSTNALSVDEGVFVNIDGSGNRIGAMSWAPGKLLIIAGINKLAPDTASALRRVRDKATPPNVIRLDGDAPCGSVGHCINCSSPGRVCRIVMMMERPPMGRECHVIIAGEDLGY from the coding sequence ATGGTGGATATGACAGAGGCCAGGAAGAAAAGTTACGAAGTGCTCGGACGGACAGTCTGCAGGGTGCTCAACTCACATGGTTTTAATGCGCAGTATGTGCCGGACGGAAAGGGGGCGCTCGATGCCGCGCTGAAGCTCATACCGAAGGGCGCCAGTGTGGGGGTCCCTGGGACTGTCACGATACGCGAGATAGGTTTGATACCGGCTCTGGAGGAGCGCGGCTCTAAGGTGGCGGTCCACTGGGATCCTGATCTGAAACCGGAGGACATGCCGGGCAGGTTCATGGAACAGCTCACATCAGACTGGTTTGTAACGAGCACGAATGCCCTCTCTGTGGATGAGGGTGTGTTCGTCAACATCGACGGATCGGGCAACAGGATCGGAGCGATGTCGTGGGCCCCTGGAAAGCTGCTGATCATCGCAGGGATAAACAAACTCGCACCGGATACAGCCTCGGCTCTAAGGCGTGTGAGGGACAAGGCGACACCTCCGAACGTCATCCGCCTCGATGGAGATGCGCCATGCGGTTCCGTCGGGCACTGCATAAACTGCAGCAGTCCGGGGCGCGTTTGCCGTATCGTAATGATGATGGAGCGTCCGCCGATGGGCCGTGAGTGCCACGTTATCATAGCAGGGGAGGATCTTGGGTATTAA
- a CDS encoding YhdT family protein — protein sequence MAYREDLKTAKKETAIVLGLYVLFFVWWYVTAYGFGNDPSEYRYVFGFPEWFFYSCIAGYAGISILLWIIVRLFFKDLPIDGEETSDD from the coding sequence TTGGCATATCGTGAGGATCTCAAAACTGCTAAAAAAGAAACAGCGATAGTCCTGGGGCTTTACGTGCTTTTTTTTGTCTGGTGGTATGTGACCGCATACGGGTTCGGCAATGACCCGTCGGAATACAGATACGTCTTCGGGTTTCCCGAGTGGTTCTTCTACAGCTGTATAGCCGGCTACGCAGGCATTTCGATCCTGCTTTGGATAATTGTAAGGCTCTTCTTCAAGGACCTGCCTATCGACGGGGAGGAGACAAGCGATGACTGA
- a CDS encoding OmpH family outer membrane protein has translation MFLTKKMAACLILALMFSFAAAGAAFAQDVIGCVSPQKIMFQHPKFQQVQKQIKDMADSKQKETKAAIDKESDDKKKSQIYQTKRQELAKEEAKLMEPIFKDINLAIRTVANAKKITVVVDKDAVFYGGIDITDAVIAELKRK, from the coding sequence ATGTTTCTAACCAAAAAAATGGCAGCATGCCTGATTTTAGCGCTGATGTTCTCCTTTGCGGCAGCCGGAGCTGCCTTTGCGCAGGATGTTATAGGCTGTGTCAGTCCTCAGAAGATCATGTTCCAGCACCCTAAATTCCAGCAGGTGCAGAAGCAGATCAAGGATATGGCCGATAGCAAGCAGAAAGAGACCAAAGCCGCGATCGACAAGGAATCAGACGACAAGAAAAAGTCCCAGATCTACCAGACAAAGCGCCAGGAACTTGCAAAGGAAGAGGCAAAGCTCATGGAGCCGATCTTCAAGGACATCAACCTCGCGATACGCACGGTGGCGAACGCCAAGAAGATCACCGTAGTCGTTGACAAGGACGCCGTATTCTACGGAGGGATCGATATTACGGACGCAGTTATTGCCGAACTCAAACGTAAATAG
- a CDS encoding adenosine-specific kinase, whose amino-acid sequence MTGDFKTDIVRIDIPEDCNVIIGQSHFIKTVEDMYEALVTSALALEFGIAFCEASGDCLIRYDGNMEDLILAAIRNAKKINAGHVFVVMLRNGYPINVLGRIKDLQEVCRVFAATANPLEVLVAETEQGRGVIGVIDGSKTVGVEDDNGKKWRINLLRNIIGYKR is encoded by the coding sequence ATGACCGGGGATTTTAAAACAGACATAGTCCGGATAGATATACCGGAGGACTGTAACGTAATAATCGGGCAGAGCCACTTCATAAAGACCGTTGAGGATATGTACGAGGCGCTTGTGACGTCGGCGCTGGCGCTTGAGTTTGGCATCGCCTTCTGTGAGGCGTCCGGCGACTGTCTCATAAGATATGACGGGAACATGGAAGATCTCATCCTGGCCGCTATAAGGAATGCAAAAAAAATCAACGCAGGCCACGTGTTCGTCGTTATGCTGCGTAACGGCTATCCAATCAACGTGCTTGGCCGGATAAAAGACCTGCAGGAGGTCTGTCGTGTTTTCGCCGCCACAGCGAATCCCCTTGAGGTACTTGTAGCCGAGACGGAACAGGGCAGGGGAGTGATCGGAGTGATCGACGGCTCCAAGACCGTCGGCGTAGAGGACGATAACGGCAAAAAGTGGCGCATAAATCTTCTGCGCAATATCATAGGATACAAGAGATAG